The Mycobacterium seoulense genomic interval TCGAGTCGGCTAGTCGCATCCGGCGCTGAGTGAGCCTACGTGCCGTCCGCGCCTAGTTAAACTCGCGATGATTCAAATTATGGGGTGGGGAGCTGGCAACTTCCTGTGCTGCGGTTGGACTCTTCCTGTCCTTTTGCCAGCAAAGCGAGGATGACCGCATCGCGGCGTAGGGGTTGCTCCCCTGAATGCTCGACGAAATGCGAAGCCGCCACGACACCCGTTGAACATCACGACCGGAGGCTAGTCCGCCAGCAACGAAGCAAATCGTCACGCGAAAACGCCGACCGGCGACTGGGCCACCCCAGTTGCCGGTCGGCGCTAGTTATCGTCTGGTATTCTGCGTGGCCCGTGCGGCCCCGGGGTCAGGCTCGCGCCTCCTCGAGAAAGCGGCCCATCACGTCGGGACCGGTGGAATGCATGTCGATGGACAGTTCGAGCAGCCTGTCCTTCGCCTTCTTCGGAAGCAGTTCGATCGACTTCGTGGTAGCGGAGTCGTATTTGGCTCCGGGGAAGCGCTGCAGCACCACATCCTTCTGCTCTTCGGTCGTGTGGATTTCCAGCAGCTTCATGCCGGCGAAAGCTTCCTTGGCCACGTCGGCCATTCCGGCCTTTCGCAGCGCCTCGAGCCTCTCGTCGTTGATCCAGACGTTGACCTTGATCATCTTCCCCGCGGTGCTCATGACTCCTCCAATTGCTTGAGCGTGAAGACCGGTCGCCGGGTCTTGAGGTACTCCTCGGTCACGAAGGGTGAACCCTCTCCGTACTTGGCGGCCGATTCCATGACGACTTCGAAAACCTCGTGCCGCATCACCTTCTGCGTGGGCTTAACCTCGTCGGTCAGAATGCTCCTGATCAGGCTGCCGCTGAAGCTTTGGGCCTTTGAGTCGTGGCCGCACAGGGCGGAGTTGGTGACCTCCAAGCATTCCGGGCAGTACCAGTTCTCCCTGAGGAACACCGGTTTGATGCCCAGCTCGGTTCTGTGCTGCTTGAGCAGGTTCTGGGCATCGTAGGGATGGTAGAAGTCCCCCACGCCGGCGTGGTCGCGCCCGAACATGTGATGGGTGCATCCGAGGTTGGTCCGCAGGATCGCGTGGAAGATCGCCTCCCGGGGACCGGCATACCGCATGTCCCACAGCGTGAAGGAGACCATGTGGACGTTGTCGCGAAAATACCCGCTGGTCCTCAGTGCGTTCTGCGCCAACAGGATCGCCTCGTCGATATAGTCGCCCACGCGCTTCTGGCCGATGATGGCGTTCACCAGCACACCGGTGTTGAGCTTGTCGACGGGCATGTCCTCGTTCGCGGCCAGCCAGGCCTGCTTCATCAACGCTTCGTGGCCGGTATGCGGCACGTTCCTGGTCTGATGGGCCACCGCGTGCTTCCAGTCCCGTTCGGCCAACGCTTCCATGTGCTGCTTGGGCGTCAGCCAGAAGCTCTTGAACGGCTCGTTGAAGACGGGCTCGTTGATGAGCGTGATGTCGCCCCCGATGAACCGGTTCTGGTAGGCCAGCGTCTTCTTCACGCCGGGGTGCCGTGGATCCGAAGTGCCGTAGGTCTTCTCGGCCATCCGCGCAAGGTCATACTCGTATATCTCGGAGATATCGAAGATGGCCATGGGAGCGTCGAGGTATTCGAGGACGACGCGGTCGCCCGCCTTGATGTTCAGCTTGGCGATGTCGTCGGCGGACATATCGAAGACGATCGGAATGCTCCACAGCGTTCCGTCCGGAAGCTGCATGTTGTCCAGGGTCCCGTCGACCTCCTGGCGCCCCATGAATCCCGTCAGCGGAGTGAAGAATCCATAGGACAGGCTGATGACTTCGTGCGCGGTGGCCTTCGAGATGGGAATCCGTGGCATGCCTTGGATCTGGCCCGCGGCGTTCTCGGTGGATATGCGTTCCACAATGGGATTTCCATTGTGCCCCTTGTAATTCATGGTGACCTCGTTCTCTCGGCTGAGTAATCGACGATTCGTTGCTTCGGCGCCCTGAGCCGGCGCCGGCTCAGCGCGGCTGGTCAAACTTCAACCATTCGTTCGCGGGGCTTCGGGGTGCGATCAAGCACGGGTATCACGCCCACCTGCTCGAGATGGAGAACAACCTCCTCGGCCAGCGTCTCCGCCGTCTTCTCGCCGCCTTGGAGCCGCAATTCCGGCCGCACCGGCGCCTCGTAGGGATCATCGATCCCGGTGAAGCCCTTGATTTCACCGGCCCGGGCCTTCTTGTAGAGCCCCTTGGGATCGCGCTGTTCACATACCTCGATGGGGGTATCGATGAAGACCTCCAGGAAGTCTCCGTCGTTCAGGGTTGCGCGCACCGCATCGCGGTCGCGGCGGTAGGGACTGATGAACGCCGTCAAGGCGATAACGCCGGCCTCGCAGAACAGTTTCGACACCGCGCCGATTCGCCGGATGTTCTCTTCGCGATCTTGGGCCGAGAAGCCCAGGCCGAACCGCTGGGCGAACTCGACCCCGTGACGCTCTTCGAGGATCCCCGGCCCGGCGTTGAGCCCATAACGGACGTTATCGCCGTCCAGCAGAAAGCTCCGGACCCCACGCTCGTACAGCTTCTGCTCGACAAGGTTCGCGACCGTGCTCTTCCCACTGCCGCTCAACCCGGTGAACCAAATGACGCATCCCCGGTGGCCGTTGAGTTTCTCGCGTTCACCGCGGCTGATGTTGTGTTCGTGCCACGTGATGTTGTCAGACATTTCTAGCTCCTCGTCGGATTTGAACGGACCGTGGATGTCTCATGCTGGCTTCACGTCTTGACCGTCTCCTCCGCCGTTGGCTCCCGCGACACGGCCCGGACCGACGCGTGCCTGCGCTGGGGCCGCACATAGCGCGCCCAGACCAGCACTGCCGCCAAGACGTAACACGCCAGGAAGATGCAGAACGCCGGGGTTTCGGTGCCTTCGGTGTCATAGGACTGCCGTAGCGCCAGGTCTATTCCCACCCCGCCGAGCGCGCCGAAGGCCCCGGCGAATCCGATGAGCGCTCCCGACCGGACCCGGGCCCAGTGGTGGCGTTCGCCGTTGCCGAGGCCCAGCGCAAGCCCGCGCTCCTCGAATACCGACGGGATGAGTTTGTACACTGCCCCTTTGGCCGCTCCACAGAAGATGAACAGCGCGATGAAGCCGGCGATGTAACCCGCCATCGTCAGTCCGGTCACGTCGGCACCGCGGTCCTTTGCGATGTCCGCTTGCAGGCTGACCCCGACCAGGAGCGCACCGGCGGCGATGGCGGCGACGAAGACCGTCAGGGTGACCCGGCCACCGCCGAAGCGGTCACTCACCTTGCCACCGACTATCCGCGCCACCGATCCGAGCAGCGGCCCGATGAATGCGATTTCAGCGGCGTGCAGCGATGCCTGGCCGTGGCTTTCTCCGGCCGCCGTGAAGTTATGCGCCAGCACCTGGCCGAACGCGAACGCGAAACCGAGGAACGACCCGGACGCGCACATGTAGAAGAACGAGATGGCCCACGTGTCGGGCACTGACATGATGGAGCGCACGTTGTGTAGCGACAGCCCGGTGCGGTGTGCCACAACGTTGTCCATGAACAGCGCGGCACCGAGACCACCGGCCGCCAGCAGCACCAGGTAGATCGCGCACACCCAATACGGCGCCTCATGCCCGACGGTGGCCAACACCACTAGGCCGACCGCCTGAATGCTGGCCGACCCGAGGTTGGCCATCCCGCCGATGAGTCCGAGCGTGAATCCCTTGAGCCGCTGGGGGAACAGGCCGTCGACTTTCGCCAGCGACGCCGAGTAGTTGCCGCCGCCCAACCCGGTCAGCGCGGCACACAGCAGGTAGGGCCACAGCGGAAGGCCGGGGTGGGCCAAGAGCACCATCGCGCCCGCGGTGGGGATCAGCAGCACAGCAGCCGAGAACATGGTCCAGTTTCGTCCGCCGAACCAATTCGCAGCCATCGCGTAGGGGATGCGGGCGAGCCCACCGACCAGGGAGGCGACGGCACCGATCAACAGCTTGTCACCGGTCGAGAAGCCGTAGACCGATTGCGGCATGAACAGCACCATGACCGACCACAGGTACCAAATCGAGAAGGCGACATGGACGTTCACAACCTGCCAGAACAGATTCCGGCGAGCGATGGCGCGATTTCCGTTGTCCCAGGCCGCGGCGTCCTCCGGGTCCCAGACCGCGATGCGATGCGAACGCGCCACGCGACATCTACCTTCCGCAGACGATGCTGCCGTGCCCCTTACCAAGCCGTCACCCTGATCGTTCAGGGCGTCCGGACCGGTCGGGCTCGTCAACAAATCAGTGCTTGCCGGTCCGAACACCTCGCAGCCGTTGCGCTTTGGTGACAGGCCGGGCGGCCGATCGCAGGTACCGGCAAACCGCCAACGGCCACTTGTCGCCCTCCACGTCACGTACGGCTGCGCGTCTTGCCAGCCGGCGGTGCTGAACCCTCCGCAGGAGCCGTCGGCCACCGACATCGACAAGCAGTTGCGGCTGATCCCACGCTCCTTCATCGAGTAAAACGCTGGTGCGACCACTTTACAACTTAAGATGGTCAACTTACAGGAGATTTACAGGATAGGGCGGGCCTCGCCTCTTCCACTCAGCTCACGAAGCCGGATGTGGCTTCAAGAACGCACCACAGGCACGTCGGCGGGATGCGCCGGCGAGGTGGGGACCGGCACCTCCTCGATCAAACGCAAGGGCCGTGGTGTGGGCATCACCTGCGGTCGCGCGTAGCGCATCCACGCCAGCACAGCGGCCGCGACGTAGCACGCGAGGAAGATCCAATATGCCGGCGTCTCGGTGCCGGTGCTGGCATAGGACTGCCGCAGCGACAGGTTGATTCCCACGCCGCCGAGTGCCCCGAACGCACCGGCGAATCCGATCAAAGTCCCCGATCTGACACGCGCCCACTGCCGGCGTTCGGTGTCGTCAGCGTTCAGTTCCCTGCTGCGCGCATCGAAGACCGAAGGGATCAGCTTGTACACCGAGCCCTTGGCCGCGCCGGAACATATGAACAGGGCGATGAAGCCGACGATGTAACCCACCATGGTGAACAGCGTCACCGGTTTCCCCGCGCCGCGGGTGAGGTCGTCGTGGGTGCTGACGACGACCAGAAACCCGCCGCCCAAGATCATGCACATCAACAGAGCCACACTGACGCGCCCGCCGCCGAAGCGGTCGCTGAGCTTGCCGCCGACCACCCGCGCCACCGATCCCAGCAGCGGTCCGGTGAAGGCCACCTCGGCGGCGTGCAGCGATGCCTGCGCGTGGCTTTGCCCACCGATGAAAAAGTTGTGTTGGAGCACCTGGCCGAAGGCGAACGCGAACCCGAGAAACGAACCGGAGCAGCACAGGTAGAGGAACGCGATCCCCCAGGCGTCGGGCACCTTCAGGACCTCTTTGAGGTGGCTCATATCGATGCGGTAGTGGAGGTTGTCCATGAACACCGCGGCGCCGACGCCGACGACGGCGAGCAGCACCAGGTAGACCGCGCAGACCCAGTACGGCGCCTCGTGACCCACCGTGGCAAGCACGAACAGGCCGACCGCCTGGATGACCGCCGAGCCGAGGTTCGCGATTCCGCCCGTCAAGCCCAGCGCGAAGCCCTTTAGCCGATGCGGGAAAAACGCCTCCGCGGTGGACAGCGAGGCGGAGTAATTGGCGCCACCCAATCCGGTCAGCGCGGCGCAGACCAGGTACGGCCACAACGGCAGCCCGGGATGATTCAGCAGCACGATGGTGCCGGCGGTGGGAATCAGCAGTATGCCCGACGAGAACATTGCCCAGTTACGTCCACCGAACCTCGCGCCCGCCATCGCGTAGGGGATGCGCGCGACCGCCCCGATCAAAGACGCGGTGGCACCGATCAATAACTTGTCCCCGGTCGAAAATCCGTAGGTCGACACGGGCATGA includes:
- a CDS encoding MFS transporter, encoding MTRSQRISDWDPEDVAAWDVGNRAIARRNLIWSIATAHVAFSIWYLWSVMVLFMPVSTYGFSTGDKLLIGATASLIGAVARIPYAMAGARFGGRNWAMFSSGILLIPTAGTIVLLNHPGLPLWPYLVCAALTGLGGANYSASLSTAEAFFPHRLKGFALGLTGGIANLGSAVIQAVGLFVLATVGHEAPYWVCAVYLVLLAVVGVGAAVFMDNLHYRIDMSHLKEVLKVPDAWGIAFLYLCCSGSFLGFAFAFGQVLQHNFFIGGQSHAQASLHAAEVAFTGPLLGSVARVVGGKLSDRFGGGRVSVALLMCMILGGGFLVVVSTHDDLTRGAGKPVTLFTMVGYIVGFIALFICSGAAKGSVYKLIPSVFDARSRELNADDTERRQWARVRSGTLIGFAGAFGALGGVGINLSLRQSYASTGTETPAYWIFLACYVAAAVLAWMRYARPQVMPTPRPLRLIEEVPVPTSPAHPADVPVVRS
- the sat gene encoding sulfate adenylyltransferase, which encodes MNYKGHNGNPIVERISTENAAGQIQGMPRIPISKATAHEVISLSYGFFTPLTGFMGRQEVDGTLDNMQLPDGTLWSIPIVFDMSADDIAKLNIKAGDRVVLEYLDAPMAIFDISEIYEYDLARMAEKTYGTSDPRHPGVKKTLAYQNRFIGGDITLINEPVFNEPFKSFWLTPKQHMEALAERDWKHAVAHQTRNVPHTGHEALMKQAWLAANEDMPVDKLNTGVLVNAIIGQKRVGDYIDEAILLAQNALRTSGYFRDNVHMVSFTLWDMRYAGPREAIFHAILRTNLGCTHHMFGRDHAGVGDFYHPYDAQNLLKQHRTELGIKPVFLRENWYCPECLEVTNSALCGHDSKAQSFSGSLIRSILTDEVKPTQKVMRHEVFEVVMESAAKYGEGSPFVTEEYLKTRRPVFTLKQLEES
- the cysC gene encoding adenylyl-sulfate kinase, coding for MSDNITWHEHNISRGEREKLNGHRGCVIWFTGLSGSGKSTVANLVEQKLYERGVRSFLLDGDNVRYGLNAGPGILEERHGVEFAQRFGLGFSAQDREENIRRIGAVSKLFCEAGVIALTAFISPYRRDRDAVRATLNDGDFLEVFIDTPIEVCEQRDPKGLYKKARAGEIKGFTGIDDPYEAPVRPELRLQGGEKTAETLAEEVVLHLEQVGVIPVLDRTPKPRERMVEV
- a CDS encoding DUF6955 family protein translates to MSTAGKMIKVNVWINDERLEALRKAGMADVAKEAFAGMKLLEIHTTEEQKDVVLQRFPGAKYDSATTKSIELLPKKAKDRLLELSIDMHSTGPDVMGRFLEEARA
- a CDS encoding MFS transporter — encoded protein: MARSHRIAVWDPEDAAAWDNGNRAIARRNLFWQVVNVHVAFSIWYLWSVMVLFMPQSVYGFSTGDKLLIGAVASLVGGLARIPYAMAANWFGGRNWTMFSAAVLLIPTAGAMVLLAHPGLPLWPYLLCAALTGLGGGNYSASLAKVDGLFPQRLKGFTLGLIGGMANLGSASIQAVGLVVLATVGHEAPYWVCAIYLVLLAAGGLGAALFMDNVVAHRTGLSLHNVRSIMSVPDTWAISFFYMCASGSFLGFAFAFGQVLAHNFTAAGESHGQASLHAAEIAFIGPLLGSVARIVGGKVSDRFGGGRVTLTVFVAAIAAGALLVGVSLQADIAKDRGADVTGLTMAGYIAGFIALFIFCGAAKGAVYKLIPSVFEERGLALGLGNGERHHWARVRSGALIGFAGAFGALGGVGIDLALRQSYDTEGTETPAFCIFLACYVLAAVLVWARYVRPQRRHASVRAVSREPTAEETVKT